A window of the Eleutherodactylus coqui strain aEleCoq1 chromosome 8, aEleCoq1.hap1, whole genome shotgun sequence genome harbors these coding sequences:
- the CORO1A gene encoding coronin-1A: MSRKVVRTSKFRHVFGQPVKADQCYDDIRVSQNTWDSNFCAVNPKFLAIVVEASGGGAFMVLPLSKTGRLDKSQPVVCGHTAPVLDIDWCPHNDNVIASGSEDCSVMVWEIPDGGLTRSLSEPIVTLEGHTKRVGIVLWHPTAQNILLSAGCDNLILIWDVGCGQSVISIDETHTDLIYSVAWNRNGSMICTTCKDKKIRIIEPRTGAIVAEKEKPHEGSRPVRGIFVSDDKILTTGFSRMSERQVALWDTKAFDSPLTLQELDTSSGVLIPFFDPDTYIFYLCGKGDSSIRYFEVTDESPYIHYLSVHSTKDSQRGMGYMPKRGLEVNKCEIARFYKLHERKCEPIAMTVPRKSDLFQEDLYPDTIGPDPALTAEEWLSGKNAEPLLISLKDGYVPSKGRELKVNKNVLNVRLPKRSQSSDGGGACADSALQQLTEEIKQLKATVAEQEKRIAHLEGKVAN, encoded by the exons ATGAGCAGGAAGGTCGTCCGCACCAGTAAGTTCCGCCATGTCTTCGGGCAGCCGGTGAAGGCCGACCAATGCTACGACGACATCCGCGTATCTCAGAATACATGGGACAGCAACTTCTGCGCCGTCAATCCCAAATTCTTGGCCATCGTGGTGGAGGCGAGTGGCGGAGGCGCCTTCATGGTCTTGCCCCTATCCAAG ACAGGACGGTTGGACAAGTCGCAGCCGGTGGTCTGTGGGCACACGGCTCCTGTGCTGGACATTGACTGGTGCCCCCACAACGACAACGTCATCGCCAGCGGCTCCGAGGACTGCTCTGTCATG GTGTGGGAGATTCCAGACGGCGGTCTGACCCGCTCCCTCAGTGAGCCCATTGTCACCCTGGAAGGTCACACAAAGAGGGTGGGCATCGTACTGTGGCACCCGACGGCGCAGAACATCCTGCTGAGTGCAG GCTGCGATAACCTCATCCTGATCTGGGATGTGGGCTGCGGACAGTCCGTCATCTCCATCGACGAGACCCACACCGACCTCATATACAGCGTCGCCTGGAACAGGAACGGCTCCATGATCTGCACCACCTGCAAGGACAAGAAGATCCGGATCATCGAGCCCAGAACTGGCGCCATTGTAGCG GAGAAGGAGAAGCCCCACGAGGGCAGCCGGCCGGTGCGCGGCATCTTTGTGTCCGATGATAAGATATTGACCACTGGGTTCAGCCGGATGAGTGAGCGACAAGTCGCCTTATGGGATACG AAGGCCTTTGACTCTCCGCTCACCCTGCAGGAGCTGGACACGAGCAGCGGCGTCCTCATACCTTTCTTTGACCCTGATACATATATCTTCTACCTGTGTGGGAAG GGGGACAGCAGCATCCGCTACTTTGAGGTGACGGACGAGTCTCCGTATATCCATTACCTATCCGTGCACAGCACTAAAGACTCTCAGCGGGGGATGGGCTACATGCCAAAGCGCGGGCTGGAGGTGAACAAATGCGAGATCGCCAG ATTTTACAAGCTGCACGAGAGGAAATGTGAGCCGATCGCCATGACGGTGCCCAGGAAG TCTGACCTTTTCCAGGAGGATCTGTACCCTGACACCATCGGCCCGGACCCGGCCCTCACGGCGGAGGAATGGCTCTCCGGCAAAAACGCTGAGCCGCTACTCATCTCCCTGAAGGACGGATACGTCCCCAGCAAGGGCCGAGAACTGAAGGTCAACAAGAACGTCCTGAACGTACGACTACCGAAACGCAGCCAGTCGTCCGATGGGGGCGGGGCATGTGCG GACTCCGCGCTGCAGCAGCTCACAGAGGAGATAAAGCAGCTCAAGGCGACCGTCGCGGAGCAGGAGAAACGGATCGCCCATCTGGAGGGGAAAGTGGCCAATTAG
- the SGF29 gene encoding SAGA-associated factor 29 isoform X2 has protein sequence MALVSADTRISELLNELHQLIKQTQEERSRSEHNLVNIQKTHERMQTENKISPYYRTKLRGLYTTAKADAEAECNILRRSLDKIAEIKSLLEERRIAAKIAGLYHDSEPPRKTMRRGVLMTLLQQSAMTLPLWIGKPGEKPPPLCGAIPASSDYVAKPGDKVAARVKAVDGDEQWILAEVVSYSHAANKYEVDDIDEEGKERHTLSRRRIIPLPQWKANPETDPEALFQKDQLVLALYPQTTCFYRALIHTPPQRPQDDYSVLFEDTSYADGYSPPLNVAQRYVVACKEPKKK, from the exons ATGGCGCTGGTGTCCGCGGACACGAGGATATCGGAGCTCCTCAACGAGCTGCACCAACTCATCAAGCAGACGCAG GAGGAGCGATCGAGGAGCGAGCACAACCTGGTGAACATCCAGAAGACACACGAGCGGATGCAGACTGAGAACAAGA TCTCCCCGTATTACCGCACCAAGCTGCGTGGCCTCTACACGACGGCCAAGGCTGATGCAGAGGCAGAATGCAA CATTCTGCGCAGATCCCTGGATAAAATTGCTGAGATCAAGTCCTTGTTGGAGGAGAGACGCATCG CTGCCAAGATTGCTGGCCTGTACCATGACTCGGAGCCACCCAGGAAGACCATGAGGCGCGGGGTGCTGATGACCCTCCTCCAGCAGTCCGCCATGACCCTGCCACTGTGGATCGGAAAGCCTGGGGAGAA GCCCCCACCTCTGTGTGGCGCCATACCCGCTTCCAGTGACTATGTAGCCAAACCCGGAGACAAGGTGGCAGCTCGTGTGAAGGCTGTGGATGGAGACGAGCAGTGGATCCTGGCCGAGGTGGTCAGCTACAGTCATGCTGCCAACAA GTATGAGGTGGATGACATTGATGAGGAGGGCAAGGA ACGGCACACCCTCAGTCGCCGGAGGATCATCCCGCTGCCGCAGTGGAAGGCCAACCCAGAAACTGACCCGGAGGCGCTGTTCCAGAAAGACCAACTAGTGCTTGCTCTGTACCCCCAGACCACGTGCTTCTACCGAGCCCTTATCCACACCCCACCACAACGG CCCCAGGATGATTACTCGGTGCTGTTTGAAGACACGTCCTACGCTGATGGCTACTCTCCCCCACTCAACGTAGCCCAAAGATATGTGGTGGCCTGCAAGGAGCCAAAGAAAAAGTGA
- the LOC136577119 gene encoding structure-specific endonuclease subunit slx1-like, giving the protein MVVEVEGFYGVYLLFCTNPKYKGRIYIGFTVNPERRIQQHNGGKHKGGAWKTSGRGPWDMVLIVHGFPNDIVALRFEWAWQHPHVSRRLTHVPRKTKKQSSFDFHLMVLYHMLRAAPWKRLPLTLRWLRQEYQRELPPLLQPPLHMPLAYGQVRAKPIAKTQGEKGEGGVQTQSAPQRCRVCYDKLQSTDDALHCFHPGCSLTAHILCLANLFLRNEPEHLIPVEGLCPSCGNSVLWGDLIRYKKGCYGGLEELSQTQAHWVDDLHS; this is encoded by the exons ATGGTCGTGGAGGTGGAAGGATTTTACGGGGTTTATCTTCTGTTCTGCACCAACCCAAAATATAAAGGTCGCATCTACATCGGCTTCACGGTGAACCCGGAGAGACGGATCCAGCAGCACAATGGAGGCAAACACAAGGGCGGAGCCTGGAAGACGAGCGGGAGGGGTCCCTG GGACATGGTGCTGATCGTCCATGGATTCCCCAATGACATCGTGGCCTTACGG TTTGAGTGGGCCTGGCAGCACCCGCACGTCTCCCGCCGGCTCACCCACGTGCCACGGAAGACAAAGAAACAATCCAGCTTCGACTTCCACCTCATGGTCCTCTACCACATGCTGCGGGCGGCCCCCTGGAAGCGCTTACCCCTCACCCTGCGCTGGCTGCGACAGGAGTACCAGCGAGAGCTGCCGCCCCTTCTCCAGCCGCCGCTGCACATGCCACTGGCATACGGGCAAGTGAGGGCCAAGCCGATTGCCAAGACGCAAGGGGAGAAAGGAGAGGGAGGCGTCCAGACGCAGAGCGCCCCCcagcggtgcagagtctgctATGACAAGCTGCAG AGTACGGATGACGCCCTTCACTGCTTCCACCCCGGATGCTCCCTGACCGCCCATATCTTATGCCTGGCCAATCTCTTCCTCCGAAACGAGCCGGAACACCTTATTCCAGTGGAGGGTCTGTGCCCTAG CTGCGGGAATTCTGTGCTTTGGGGAGACCTGATCCGCTATAAGAAGGGGTGCTACGGAGGCCTGGAGGAGCTCTCCCAGACGCAG GCTCACTGGGTGGACGATCTGCACAGCTGA
- the LOC136577123 gene encoding bolA-like protein 2, which yields MRSTGGCIMAGDGAISAETLKEKLRRELRAEHVEVEDTSPNHCSTSFRVIVVSPEFEGKALLQRHRLVNSCLAEELKTIHAFEQKTLTPAQWEQEKQK from the exons ATGCGCAGTACCGGCGGGTGTATCATGGCTGGAGACGGGGCGATCAGCGCGGAGACCCTAAAGGAAAAACTGAGGCGAGAGCTGCGGGCGGAGCACGTG GAGGTAGAAGACACGTCCCCCAATCACTGCTCCACCAGCTTCAGGGTGATCGTCGTCTCTCCGGAGTTCGAAGGAAAAGCTCTGCTACAGCGACACCG GCTCGTGAACAGCTGCTTGGCAGAAGAACTGAAGACCATTCACGCCTTTGAACAGAAAACCCTGACGCCGGCACAGTGGGAGCAAGAGAAGCAGAAGTGA
- the NUPR1 gene encoding nuclear protein 1, with protein sequence MTSSHVQVEKLQPTDFEVQYFDNYDFYNLSDRYTQPTAARKGRTKKEARENTNRDNPSGHERKIVEKLQKTEEKKKAKPSKE encoded by the exons ATGACCAGCTCACACGTACAAGTGGAGAAGCTGCAGCCCACCGACTTCGAGGTGCAATACTTCGACAACTACGATTTCTACAACCTCAGCGACCGTTATACCC AACCCACAGCAGCCAGAAAGGGGAGAACGAAGAAAGAGGCACGAGAAAACACAAATAGAGACAACCCTAGCGGACATGAGAGGAAGATCGTGGAGAAACTGCAGAAGACCGAAGAGAAGAAAAAGGCCAAACCAAGCAAAGAGTGA
- the SGF29 gene encoding SAGA-associated factor 29 isoform X1: MVVTIRDPKMALVSADTRISELLNELHQLIKQTQEERSRSEHNLVNIQKTHERMQTENKISPYYRTKLRGLYTTAKADAEAECNILRRSLDKIAEIKSLLEERRIAAKIAGLYHDSEPPRKTMRRGVLMTLLQQSAMTLPLWIGKPGEKPPPLCGAIPASSDYVAKPGDKVAARVKAVDGDEQWILAEVVSYSHAANKYEVDDIDEEGKERHTLSRRRIIPLPQWKANPETDPEALFQKDQLVLALYPQTTCFYRALIHTPPQRPQDDYSVLFEDTSYADGYSPPLNVAQRYVVACKEPKKK; this comes from the exons ATGGTGGT GACGATCCGGGACCCTAAAATGGCGCTGGTGTCCGCGGACACGAGGATATCGGAGCTCCTCAACGAGCTGCACCAACTCATCAAGCAGACGCAG GAGGAGCGATCGAGGAGCGAGCACAACCTGGTGAACATCCAGAAGACACACGAGCGGATGCAGACTGAGAACAAGA TCTCCCCGTATTACCGCACCAAGCTGCGTGGCCTCTACACGACGGCCAAGGCTGATGCAGAGGCAGAATGCAA CATTCTGCGCAGATCCCTGGATAAAATTGCTGAGATCAAGTCCTTGTTGGAGGAGAGACGCATCG CTGCCAAGATTGCTGGCCTGTACCATGACTCGGAGCCACCCAGGAAGACCATGAGGCGCGGGGTGCTGATGACCCTCCTCCAGCAGTCCGCCATGACCCTGCCACTGTGGATCGGAAAGCCTGGGGAGAA GCCCCCACCTCTGTGTGGCGCCATACCCGCTTCCAGTGACTATGTAGCCAAACCCGGAGACAAGGTGGCAGCTCGTGTGAAGGCTGTGGATGGAGACGAGCAGTGGATCCTGGCCGAGGTGGTCAGCTACAGTCATGCTGCCAACAA GTATGAGGTGGATGACATTGATGAGGAGGGCAAGGA ACGGCACACCCTCAGTCGCCGGAGGATCATCCCGCTGCCGCAGTGGAAGGCCAACCCAGAAACTGACCCGGAGGCGCTGTTCCAGAAAGACCAACTAGTGCTTGCTCTGTACCCCCAGACCACGTGCTTCTACCGAGCCCTTATCCACACCCCACCACAACGG CCCCAGGATGATTACTCGGTGCTGTTTGAAGACACGTCCTACGCTGATGGCTACTCTCCCCCACTCAACGTAGCCCAAAGATATGTGGTGGCCTGCAAGGAGCCAAAGAAAAAGTGA